One Mixta gaviniae genomic window carries:
- the trmA gene encoding tRNA (uridine(54)-C5)-methyltransferase TrmA — MTPEKLPVEQYETQLAEKVTRLQQLMAPFSAPETEVFRSPVSHYRMRAEFRIWHDGDDLYHIIFDQQTRQRIRVDQFPAASDLINQMMPLMIAAIRSNTVLRRKLFQIDYLSTMSNQIVISLLYHRKLDDEWQQAAQALRDALRAQGFDLQLIGRATKTKICLDRDYVDERLPVAGRDMIYRQIENSFTQPNAAMNIQMLEWALDVTKNAQGDLLELYCGNGNFSLALARNFRRVLATEIAKPSVAAAQYNIAANQIDNVQIIRMAAEEFTQAMNGVRTFNRLEGIDLQSYQCETIFVDPPRSGLDEETVKLVQGYQQILYISCNPQTLCDNLATLAQTHDVTRLALFDQFPYTHHMECGVLLTRR; from the coding sequence ATGACGCCCGAAAAACTGCCCGTCGAACAGTATGAAACCCAGCTCGCGGAAAAAGTGACGCGCCTGCAACAGCTGATGGCGCCCTTCTCCGCGCCGGAAACCGAGGTGTTTCGCTCGCCGGTCAGCCACTATCGCATGCGTGCTGAGTTCCGCATCTGGCACGATGGCGACGATCTCTACCACATCATTTTCGATCAGCAGACGCGCCAGCGCATCCGCGTCGATCAATTTCCGGCCGCCAGTGATCTGATTAACCAAATGATGCCGCTGATGATCGCCGCGATCCGCAGCAATACCGTACTGCGCCGCAAGCTTTTCCAGATCGATTACCTGTCGACGATGAGCAATCAGATCGTTATCTCCCTGCTTTATCATCGCAAGCTTGATGACGAGTGGCAGCAGGCGGCGCAGGCGCTGCGCGACGCGCTGCGGGCGCAGGGTTTCGATCTGCAGCTGATTGGTCGCGCCACCAAAACGAAGATTTGCCTCGACCGGGACTACGTCGATGAGCGCTTGCCGGTCGCCGGCCGGGACATGATCTATCGCCAGATTGAAAACAGTTTTACTCAGCCTAACGCGGCGATGAATATTCAGATGCTGGAGTGGGCGCTGGATGTCACAAAGAACGCACAGGGCGATCTGTTGGAGCTTTACTGCGGCAACGGTAACTTCTCGCTGGCGCTGGCGCGCAACTTCCGCCGCGTGCTGGCGACGGAGATCGCCAAACCTTCGGTTGCGGCCGCGCAATACAATATCGCAGCAAACCAGATCGATAACGTACAGATCATTCGTATGGCGGCCGAAGAGTTTACTCAGGCGATGAACGGCGTGCGCACCTTTAACCGACTGGAAGGCATCGATTTACAGAGCTACCAGTGCGAGACCATTTTTGTCGACCCGCCGCGCAGCGGCCTTGATGAAGAGACGGTTAAACTGGTGCAGGGCTACCAGCAGATCCTCTATATCTCCTGCAATCCGCAAACCCTGTGCGATAACCTCGCCACCCTGGCGCAAACGCATGACGTTACGCGTCTGGCGCTGTTCGACCAGTTCCCGTATACCCATCATATGGAGTGCGGCGTACTACTGACGCGTCGTTAA
- the fabR gene encoding HTH-type transcriptional repressor FabR: protein MGVRAQQKERTRRSLIEAAFSQLSAERSFASLSLREVAREAGIAPTSFYRHFRDVDELGLTMVDESGLMLRQLMRQARQRIAKGGSVIKTSVSTFMEFIESNPNAFRLLLRERSGTSAAFRAAVAREIQHFIAELADYLELENRMPRSFTEAQAEAMVIIVFNAGAEALDVDAEQRRKLEERLVLQLRMISKGAYYWYRREQERTAVTLDSPH from the coding sequence ATGGGCGTCAGAGCACAGCAAAAAGAACGTACACGACGTTCGCTTATTGAGGCGGCATTTAGTCAGTTAAGTGCCGAACGCAGTTTTGCCAGCCTGAGTTTGCGGGAAGTCGCCCGTGAAGCCGGTATCGCCCCGACCTCCTTTTACCGTCATTTCCGCGATGTGGATGAGCTGGGACTGACCATGGTGGATGAAAGCGGCCTGATGTTAAGGCAACTGATGCGCCAGGCGCGTCAGCGTATCGCCAAAGGCGGTAGCGTGATCAAAACCTCTGTCTCCACCTTTATGGAATTTATCGAAAGCAACCCTAACGCCTTTCGTCTGTTGCTGCGTGAGCGATCGGGTACCTCCGCCGCCTTCCGCGCCGCCGTGGCGCGCGAAATCCAGCATTTTATCGCCGAGCTGGCCGATTATCTGGAGCTGGAAAATCGCATGCCGCGCAGTTTTACCGAAGCACAGGCGGAAGCGATGGTGATTATCGTCTTTAATGCGGGCGCAGAGGCGCTGGATGTCGATGCGGAGCAGCGACGCAAGCTGGAAGAGCGTCTGGTGCTGCAGCTGCGCATGATCTCCAAAGGGGCTTACTACTGGTATCGCCGTGAGCAGGAGCGGACAGCGGTCACGCTCGATAGTCCCCATTAA
- the murI gene encoding glutamate racemase, with protein sequence MATQPQDVSTTSAELTASELRPTVLVFDSGVGGLSVYDEIRQLLPNLHYLYAFDNVAFPYGEKTEAFIVERVVAIVGAVTRRYPLSMVVIACNTASTVSLPALRARFDFPVVGVVPAIKPAARLTRNGVVGLLATRATVRRSYTQELVAQFASECKTEMLGSGELVELAEMKLHGHQVSLEAVRRILQPWLRMAEPPDTVVLGCTHFPLLADELQAVLPEGTRLIDSGAAIARRTVWLLEHEAPDARSEEGNVAFCMEMTPEAVQLMPVLQRYGFEKLEKLAV encoded by the coding sequence ATGGCTACCCAACCGCAGGACGTGAGTACTACCTCAGCGGAACTTACAGCTTCTGAATTGCGGCCCACCGTGCTGGTGTTTGACTCCGGTGTGGGTGGGCTTTCTGTCTATGATGAGATTCGGCAGCTGCTGCCGAATCTTCATTATCTCTACGCCTTTGATAACGTCGCCTTTCCGTATGGCGAGAAGACGGAAGCGTTCATCGTCGAGCGTGTGGTCGCTATCGTTGGCGCGGTAACGCGCCGTTATCCCTTATCTATGGTAGTGATCGCCTGCAATACCGCCAGCACCGTTTCCTTACCTGCGCTGCGCGCGCGCTTTGATTTTCCGGTCGTCGGCGTGGTACCGGCGATTAAGCCGGCCGCCAGGCTGACGCGTAATGGCGTCGTGGGTCTGCTGGCGACGCGAGCGACGGTGCGCCGTTCTTATACTCAGGAGCTGGTGGCGCAGTTCGCCAGCGAGTGTAAAACCGAAATGTTGGGTTCAGGCGAATTAGTGGAGTTAGCTGAAATGAAGCTGCATGGTCATCAGGTTTCGCTTGAGGCGGTACGTCGTATCCTGCAACCCTGGCTGCGAATGGCTGAACCGCCCGATACGGTTGTGCTGGGCTGCACTCACTTCCCGTTATTGGCTGACGAGCTGCAGGCGGTCTTGCCTGAAGGCACCCGTTTGATTGATTCCGGAGCAGCAATCGCGCGTCGTACCGTTTGGCTGCTTGAGCATGAGGCGCCGGATGCCCGCTCTGAAGAGGGGAATGTCGCGTTTTGCATGGAAATGACGCCGGAAGCTGTGCAATTAATGCCCGTTTTACAGCGTTACGGCTTTGAAAAGCTGGAAAAACTGGCAGTTTGA
- the hdfR gene encoding HTH-type transcriptional regulator HdfR produces the protein MDTELLKTFLEVSRTRHFGRAAEALYLTQSAVSFRIRQLENQLGVNLFTRHRNNIRLTSAGERLLPYAESLMSTWLMAKKEVAHTQQHHELSIGASASLWEAYLTPWLQTLYENRESLHLEARVAQRHLLVKQLHERQLDLLITTEAPKMDELTSQQIGHISLTLFRSRKSEKREKYDYIKLEWGADFHQHESYLAGADDVPVLTTTSAHLTRQLLHTTGACAFLPDSWMQLYPDLMVIPDTPVAVRPLYAVWLQNSDQQTHIRQLLKFPVLVQN, from the coding sequence GTGGATACGGAATTACTGAAGACATTTCTTGAGGTGAGCAGAACGCGCCATTTTGGACGCGCCGCAGAAGCGCTCTATTTGACGCAGTCCGCCGTCAGTTTTCGCATCAGGCAGCTGGAAAATCAGCTGGGCGTTAACCTTTTTACCCGGCACCGCAACAACATACGTCTGACATCAGCGGGCGAACGCCTGCTTCCTTACGCAGAGAGCCTGATGAGTACCTGGCTGATGGCGAAAAAGGAGGTGGCGCATACGCAACAGCATCATGAACTCTCTATCGGCGCCAGCGCCTCCCTCTGGGAGGCATATCTGACGCCATGGCTTCAGACGTTGTATGAGAACCGCGAGAGCCTCCACCTGGAGGCGCGCGTGGCGCAACGACATCTGCTGGTGAAACAGCTGCACGAGCGCCAGCTCGATCTGTTAATCACCACTGAGGCGCCAAAAATGGATGAGCTGACCAGCCAGCAGATTGGCCATATCTCTCTTACCCTCTTCCGGTCGCGTAAAAGTGAAAAGCGGGAGAAGTATGACTATATCAAGCTGGAGTGGGGAGCGGACTTTCATCAGCATGAGAGCTATCTGGCGGGCGCGGATGATGTGCCGGTACTAACAACGACCTCTGCGCATCTTACCCGCCAGCTGCTGCATACCACTGGGGCCTGCGCCTTTTTACCGGATAGCTGGATGCAGCTTTACCCGGATTTGATGGTGATCCCGGACACGCCTGTCGCAGTGCGTCCTTTATATGCCGTGTGGCTACAAAATAGCGATCAACAAACGCATATCCGGCAGCTGCTAAAGTTCCCGGTATTGGTACAAAACTGA
- a CDS encoding YijD family membrane protein: MTDQNPRDKGTLLLAFITGLAINGSFSVLFNAFVPFSIFPLIALGLAAWCLHQRYLNRAMPEGMPSMAAAFFLLGILLYSAIVRADYPEIGSNFVPVVLMVALIFWIGTRLRRKR, from the coding sequence ATGACAGATCAGAACCCGCGCGATAAAGGAACCCTACTGCTGGCATTCATCACCGGCCTCGCGATTAACGGTTCTTTTTCAGTACTTTTCAACGCCTTCGTGCCGTTTTCGATTTTCCCGCTGATTGCGCTGGGCCTGGCGGCCTGGTGTCTGCATCAGCGCTACCTTAACCGCGCCATGCCGGAAGGCATGCCATCGATGGCCGCCGCTTTTTTCCTGCTGGGGATCTTGCTCTATAGCGCCATCGTACGCGCCGACTACCCTGAAATTGGCTCCAACTTTGTGCCTGTGGTGTTGATGGTGGCGCTGATTTTCTGGATCGGCACGCGCCTGCGCCGGAAGCGCTGA
- the btuB gene encoding TonB-dependent vitamin B12 receptor BtuB: MMIMKKTSLALAVSAISLWAQHGAAASNEDIVVTANRFAQPVSSVLAPTTVVTREEIERWQATSLTDVMRRLPGVNTVVNGGLGQLSSLFIRGTESDHVLILVNGIRLNQAGISGSSDLSQIPLSLVQRIEYIRGARSAVYGSDAIGGVINIITGRAQSGSSLTTSVGSNGYQMYDGATQQKLGEATTLTLAGDYTYTRGFDVKAGYPTAYGPAQSDRDGFMSKTLYGSVEQAFSDKLSGFIRGYGFSNRSAYDAGYIYDDSYTHILGIRDTRQLYSRNWDTGLRFQDDNYSTQLTASYSHTKDYNYDPRLGRYNAISTLDDAQQYNLQWGNTVRIGQGTVSSGIDWQKQTTEPGTSVLAKGYEQRNTGFYLTTQQQLGSVTLEGAVRGDDNNQFGWHNTWQTGAAWEFTDGYRLFASYGTAYKAPNLGQVYSQNYGNVNLDPEKSKQWEGGVEGLTGPVNWRVSGYRNDIDDMINTDATYRYYNIQQVRIKGIEATAQFDTGPLSHQVSYDYTDPRDTQTDQVLLRRAKQMVKYQLDWTSYSFDWSLTYVYTGARYDVDYNSYPEQRVKLGGMSLWDLAVSYPVTSHLTVRGRIANLFDKDYETAYGYPTAGREYYLSGTYSF, encoded by the coding sequence ATGATGATAATGAAAAAAACGTCGCTGGCGCTGGCCGTCTCGGCGATTTCTCTCTGGGCGCAGCATGGCGCTGCTGCGAGTAATGAAGACATAGTCGTGACGGCGAACCGCTTTGCCCAACCAGTTTCTTCTGTGTTGGCTCCCACAACTGTTGTTACTCGTGAGGAAATTGAACGCTGGCAGGCTACCAGCTTGACTGATGTCATGCGACGACTGCCCGGGGTTAATACGGTGGTGAATGGTGGTCTCGGGCAATTAAGTTCGCTGTTTATTCGCGGAACAGAGTCTGACCATGTGCTGATTCTTGTTAATGGTATCCGCCTTAACCAAGCTGGCATTAGTGGATCATCCGATCTGAGCCAAATTCCGCTTTCGCTTGTTCAACGAATTGAATATATCCGTGGCGCACGTTCGGCCGTTTATGGTTCAGATGCGATTGGCGGTGTGATTAATATCATTACCGGTCGTGCCCAATCGGGTAGTAGCCTTACCACAAGCGTTGGCTCAAATGGTTATCAGATGTATGACGGCGCAACGCAGCAAAAGCTGGGTGAAGCGACTACATTAACGCTGGCAGGTGATTATACCTATACCAGAGGATTCGATGTAAAGGCGGGTTATCCGACGGCCTACGGTCCGGCTCAGTCCGATCGCGACGGTTTTATGAGCAAGACGTTGTATGGATCTGTTGAGCAGGCGTTTAGCGATAAGCTGAGCGGCTTTATTCGCGGTTATGGTTTTAGTAACCGTAGCGCTTATGACGCCGGCTATATCTATGATGACAGTTATACACATATTCTGGGAATCAGAGATACCCGGCAGCTTTACAGCCGTAACTGGGATACCGGGCTGCGCTTTCAGGATGATAATTATTCGACACAGCTAACCGCCAGCTATAGCCATACCAAAGATTATAATTATGACCCACGGCTGGGCAGGTATAACGCTATTTCTACGCTTGATGATGCGCAACAGTACAACCTGCAATGGGGAAATACGGTTCGTATTGGCCAGGGAACCGTAAGCTCTGGGATTGACTGGCAAAAGCAAACTACGGAGCCGGGCACAAGCGTTTTGGCGAAAGGGTATGAACAACGCAATACCGGCTTTTATCTGACGACTCAGCAGCAGTTAGGCAGCGTGACCCTGGAAGGCGCGGTTCGTGGTGACGACAATAATCAATTTGGCTGGCATAACACCTGGCAGACGGGGGCCGCATGGGAATTCACAGACGGCTACCGTTTGTTTGCTTCTTATGGAACAGCCTATAAAGCACCTAACCTCGGGCAGGTATATTCGCAAAATTACGGAAATGTAAATCTGGATCCGGAAAAAAGTAAGCAGTGGGAAGGTGGTGTCGAAGGGTTAACGGGGCCGGTAAACTGGCGCGTATCGGGCTATCGTAATGATATCGACGATATGATTAACACCGATGCTACTTACCGTTACTACAATATCCAGCAGGTTCGCATCAAAGGTATTGAGGCAACCGCTCAATTCGATACCGGGCCTTTAAGTCATCAGGTGTCTTACGATTATACCGATCCGCGCGACACTCAAACCGACCAGGTTTTATTACGACGTGCAAAACAGATGGTTAAATACCAGCTGGACTGGACATCCTACAGTTTTGACTGGTCACTCACGTATGTTTATACCGGCGCCCGATACGATGTTGATTACAATAGCTATCCGGAGCAGCGGGTAAAGCTGGGGGGCATGAGTTTATGGGATCTGGCAGTTTCGTATCCGGTCACCTCTCATCTGACGGTTCGTGGTAGAATTGCCAACCTGTTCGATAAAGATTACGAGACAGCGTATGGCTACCCAACCGCAGGACGTGAGTACTACCTCAGCGGAACTTACAGCTTCTGA
- a CDS encoding DUF413 domain-containing protein, with amino-acid sequence MADSFATTNRFFDNKHYPRGFSRHGDFTIKEAQLLERHGYAFNELDLSRREPVTEEERQFIEVCRGLREPQTEAERVWSKYMTRIKRPKRFHTLSGGKPQMEGVEDYSDSDD; translated from the coding sequence ATGGCGGATAGCTTCGCAACAACTAATCGTTTTTTTGATAACAAACACTACCCGCGTGGGTTTTCGCGTCACGGTGATTTCACTATTAAAGAAGCTCAGCTTCTCGAAAGGCATGGTTACGCGTTCAATGAGCTTGATCTCTCCAGGCGTGAACCTGTGACAGAAGAAGAGCGTCAGTTTATAGAAGTATGTCGTGGTTTGCGTGAACCACAAACTGAAGCAGAGCGTGTCTGGAGTAAATACATGACACGCATCAAGCGCCCGAAGCGTTTCCATACTCTGTCTGGCGGTAAGCCGCAGATGGAAGGTGTTGAAGACTATAGCGATTCAGATGATTAA